A single genomic interval of Bacteroidales bacterium harbors:
- the rimO gene encoding 30S ribosomal protein S12 methylthiotransferase RimO, with amino-acid sequence MHRKVKIITLGCAKNTVDSEKIAANIQNLHIPVQFCDSPQEADTLIINTCGFILDAKQESIDTILEAIELKKKQLIKNIFVTGCLSTRYFNELRKEIPEVDAYFTVHNFSTIIEKFKKNYAFDFNQQARMISTPPHYAYLKIAEGCNRKCSFCAIPAIRGKYQSETIEHLVSEATNLAKSGVKELILIAQDLTYYGKDIYKKSSLATLINELSNIEGIEWIRLHYTYPQFFTQELIETIAHNPKVCKYIDIPIQHISDNMLKLMQRNTTATQLKQLLYKLRKQVPGIHLRTTVLVGHPGETKKDFDELIAFIKDFRFEKLGAFAYSHEENTYADKHYKNSITSKIKQQRLSTIMQIQQEITSNINSSFVGTYQKVIIDRKENGYMIGRTQYDSPEIDNEVLIKDTNKYRIGRFYNVKITDSYEFDLIGE; translated from the coding sequence ATGCATCGTAAAGTTAAAATCATTACCCTTGGTTGTGCAAAAAATACCGTTGATTCAGAAAAAATTGCTGCTAATATACAAAACCTACATATACCGGTTCAGTTTTGCGATAGTCCTCAAGAAGCCGATACGCTTATTATTAATACGTGTGGCTTTATTTTAGATGCTAAACAAGAATCGATCGATACCATACTCGAAGCCATTGAACTTAAGAAAAAACAGCTTATCAAAAATATCTTTGTTACCGGTTGCCTTTCAACACGTTATTTTAACGAACTTCGTAAAGAAATACCCGAAGTTGACGCATATTTTACCGTCCATAACTTTTCAACCATCATAGAAAAATTTAAAAAAAACTATGCTTTTGATTTTAACCAACAAGCTCGAATGATATCTACTCCCCCACACTATGCCTATTTAAAGATTGCCGAAGGCTGCAACCGAAAATGTTCGTTTTGCGCTATACCTGCCATTCGCGGCAAATACCAATCAGAAACCATCGAGCACTTGGTTAGCGAAGCTACCAACTTAGCAAAATCAGGAGTAAAAGAGCTTATACTCATTGCTCAAGATTTAACTTATTATGGAAAAGATATTTATAAAAAAAGTAGCTTAGCTACTTTAATCAACGAATTAAGCAACATCGAAGGCATCGAATGGATTCGTCTTCATTATACCTACCCACAATTTTTTACTCAGGAACTGATTGAAACCATTGCCCACAATCCAAAAGTATGCAAATATATTGATATTCCTATTCAGCATATCAGCGATAATATGCTTAAGCTTATGCAACGAAACACCACCGCAACCCAACTAAAGCAATTATTATATAAATTGCGAAAACAAGTACCAGGCATTCATCTACGCACAACAGTTTTAGTTGGTCATCCGGGTGAAACAAAAAAAGATTTTGACGAGCTTATTGCATTTATAAAAGATTTTCGCTTTGAAAAATTAGGTGCATTTGCATACTCTCACGAAGAAAATACCTATGCTGATAAACATTACAAAAATTCTATAACCAGCAAAATTAAGCAACAACGCTTATCTACCATAATGCAAATTCAGCAAGAAATTACAAGCAATATCAATAGCAGTTTTGTTGGTACATACCAAAAGGTTATCATAGACAGAAAAGAAAACGGTTATATGATTGGTCGTACACAATACGATTCGCCTGAAATTGACAACGAAGTGCTTATTAAAGATACGAATAAATATCGAATTGGAAGATTTTACAATGTTAAAATAACCGATTCATATGAATTTGATTTGATTGGAGAATAA
- a CDS encoding riboflavin synthase: MFSGIVEEAAPVVKLEKDGGNLHITMQCSFVKDLKIDQSIAHNGVCLTVVKKTEETYTVTAIQETLDKTNLGLLKVGDKVNLERSMTMDKLLDGHLVQGHVDQTAICTDIKEVDGSWYFTFEYDPSTGNINVEKGSIAVNGVSLTVVNAQTGKFSVAIIPFTYQVTNFHQIKVGTVVNLEFDIIGKYIRRILQAQIENWKSQIMDLK, from the coding sequence ATGTTTTCAGGTATTGTCGAAGAAGCTGCTCCAGTCGTAAAACTCGAAAAAGATGGAGGCAATTTGCATATAACAATGCAATGTTCGTTTGTAAAAGACTTAAAAATAGACCAAAGTATAGCTCATAATGGAGTTTGTTTAACCGTCGTAAAAAAAACAGAAGAAACATATACCGTAACTGCTATCCAAGAGACACTCGACAAAACCAATTTAGGTTTGTTAAAAGTGGGCGATAAAGTGAACCTCGAACGTAGCATGACGATGGATAAACTCCTTGATGGTCATTTAGTACAAGGACATGTTGATCAAACAGCTATTTGTACAGATATAAAAGAAGTTGATGGTAGTTGGTATTTTACTTTCGAATACGACCCTAGTACTGGCAATATCAATGTCGAAAAGGGATCCATTGCCGTCAATGGAGTAAGCCTTACAGTAGTAAACGCTCAAACGGGTAAATTTAGCGTTGCTATAATTCCTTTCACATATCAAGTTACTAATTTTCATCAAATAAAAGTAGGCACCGTTGTAAACTTAGAATTTGATATAATAGGTAAATATATACGACGCATCTTACAAGCTCAGATCGAAAATTGGAAGAGTCAAATAATGGACTTAAAATGA
- the rpmG gene encoding 50S ribosomal protein L33 has translation MAKAKKGNRVQVILECTEQKASGVPGMSRYITTKNKKNTPERLELKKYNPYLKKVTVHKEIK, from the coding sequence ATGGCAAAAGCAAAAAAAGGTAATCGAGTTCAAGTAATTCTCGAATGTACCGAACAAAAAGCAAGCGGCGTTCCAGGTATGTCACGCTATATCACAACCAAAAACAAAAAAAACACACCCGAACGTCTCGAATTAAAAAAATACAATCCTTATTTAAAAAAAGTAACTGTTCATAAAGAAATTAAATAA
- a CDS encoding 50S ribosomal protein L28: MSRVCQITGKKAMTGNNVSHANNRTKRKFNPNLQTKKFYLEDEGRWIELKVSAHGLRIISKKGLKKALEEAIDKGYIKNY, encoded by the coding sequence ATGTCAAGAGTTTGTCAAATTACAGGAAAAAAAGCGATGACAGGAAACAATGTTTCTCATGCCAACAATCGCACTAAACGTAAGTTCAACCCAAACTTACAAACCAAAAAATTTTATTTAGAAGACGAAGGTCGTTGGATTGAATTAAAAGTATCTGCACATGGTCTTCGTATTATTTCCAAAAAAGGTTTAAAAAAAGCTTTAGAAGAAGCAATTGATAAAGGTTATATTAAAAACTATTAA
- a CDS encoding bifunctional 3-deoxy-7-phosphoheptulonate synthase/chorismate mutase type II — MVPITQWFDGDVPFPIIIAGPCSAENRNQVYQTAQALKNDPRIRIFRAGVWKPRTSPNDFEGMGEPAFEWLQEIKRDFGLKLAVEVMSPSHVELCLKNNIDVVWLGTRTVSNPYSVQQIASSLKGTSSIVLIKNPMNPDLKLWLGAIERIYKSGIKKIAAVHRGFYPFEYTHLRNIPKWELVIDLKTQYPEIPILADPSHIAGNTKYIYKIAQKALDLCYDGLMLETHINPSEALSDAQQQLPPAKLIQLLDKLNFCNVKNEIEHLELIRLREKIDSIDNQLIELLSQRMEVVRQMAQYKKDHQISILQLKRWREIIESRLQKADDLGLNKEFIKLMLEAIHLEAIRIQSENK; from the coding sequence ATAGTTCCAATAACCCAATGGTTTGATGGCGATGTACCTTTTCCGATAATCATTGCAGGACCATGTAGTGCCGAAAACCGCAATCAGGTTTACCAAACAGCACAAGCATTAAAAAACGACCCTCGCATACGCATTTTCAGAGCTGGTGTTTGGAAACCTCGCACAAGTCCCAACGATTTTGAAGGCATGGGCGAACCTGCATTTGAATGGTTGCAAGAAATTAAACGCGATTTCGGTTTGAAGCTGGCCGTAGAGGTAATGAGCCCCTCTCATGTTGAATTGTGTTTAAAAAATAATATTGACGTTGTTTGGCTTGGCACTCGAACTGTTTCAAACCCTTATTCTGTCCAACAAATTGCCAGTTCACTCAAAGGCACTTCCAGTATTGTGCTTATTAAAAATCCGATGAATCCCGACCTAAAACTTTGGTTAGGTGCGATAGAACGTATCTACAAAAGTGGAATAAAAAAAATAGCCGCCGTTCATCGAGGTTTTTATCCATTTGAATACACACATCTTCGCAATATTCCCAAATGGGAGCTAGTAATCGATTTAAAAACTCAATATCCCGAAATTCCCATCCTTGCCGACCCCAGTCATATTGCCGGGAACACCAAATACATTTACAAAATTGCTCAAAAAGCCTTAGACCTCTGCTACGATGGTTTAATGCTCGAAACTCATATCAATCCATCAGAAGCTCTGAGCGATGCCCAACAACAACTCCCCCCCGCTAAACTTATACAATTACTCGATAAATTAAACTTTTGCAACGTCAAAAACGAAATTGAGCATTTAGAACTTATTCGACTTCGCGAAAAAATCGACTCTATCGATAATCAACTTATAGAATTATTATCGCAACGAATGGAGGTCGTTCGACAAATGGCTCAATATAAAAAAGACCATCAAATCTCCATTTTACAATTAAAACGTTGGCGTGAAATTATTGAAAGCCGACTACAAAAAGCCGATGATCTTGGACTTAACAAAGAATTCATTAAATTAATGCTCGAAGCTATTCACCTCGAAGCTATTAGAATACAATCTGAAAATAAATAG
- a CDS encoding FKBP-type peptidyl-prolyl cis-trans isomerase — protein MIRYYISIIVTLLFFISCNESKITGYKLTDKGIYFKLLGIGEANKYVQEGNYVTFHIQYATADDSIFFDAIRTAKIEKPLYEGAIEDCFYMLSEGDSAAFFIKADPFFEKTLESPLPLFIPPESYLKIILKIETVKTAEEFKKDKEEFLAWVEDFGEYEKKVLKNYLEKRNINYMPNDTVIYKIPINKGNSKTVNYGDTITVHFEGYFLNGKLFDSTRKRNEPFSFVYGSEWQVIKGLEKAIGMMHEGEKSIFVIPSFMAFGKEGSSTGIIPPYSSVVFEIELLKIGKKNE, from the coding sequence ATGATTCGTTATTATATTTCGATCATCGTAACACTACTTTTTTTTATAAGTTGTAACGAATCGAAAATCACTGGTTACAAATTAACCGACAAAGGTATTTACTTTAAATTATTAGGTATAGGCGAAGCCAACAAGTATGTTCAAGAAGGCAATTATGTAACTTTTCATATTCAATACGCTACTGCCGACGATTCTATTTTTTTCGATGCCATACGTACAGCCAAAATAGAAAAACCCCTTTATGAAGGTGCTATCGAAGACTGCTTTTATATGCTAAGTGAAGGCGATAGTGCTGCTTTTTTTATCAAAGCCGATCCTTTTTTTGAAAAGACACTCGAAAGTCCACTACCTTTATTTATTCCACCCGAAAGTTATCTTAAAATTATTTTAAAAATTGAAACAGTAAAAACAGCCGAAGAATTTAAAAAAGATAAAGAAGAATTTTTAGCTTGGGTCGAAGATTTTGGAGAATACGAAAAAAAAGTTCTAAAAAATTATCTTGAAAAACGAAACATAAACTACATGCCCAACGATACCGTCATTTATAAAATTCCCATCAATAAAGGTAATTCCAAAACAGTAAACTATGGCGATACCATAACTGTCCATTTTGAAGGTTATTTTTTAAATGGAAAACTTTTTGATAGCACACGCAAACGAAATGAACCTTTTAGTTTTGTTTATGGCTCCGAATGGCAAGTAATAAAAGGCCTCGAAAAAGCCATAGGGATGATGCATGAAGGCGAAAAATCCATTTTCGTTATCCCCTCTTTTATGGCTTTTGGTAAAGAAGGCTCTTCTACAGGTATTATTCCACCATATAGTTCCGTTGTATTCGAAATAGAATTATTAAAAATAGGTAAAAAAAACGAATAA
- a CDS encoding PAS domain S-box protein, which yields MNYFFLVLSFIIGLLLGAGIIFYYYKKRKCPKQELQNWQETFDAISDPIAILDIDGKILQANKAMEVFKSNFQNEIVGHYCFELMHHTKDHIEGCPLVRSKKSHQREETELKIKNKVYLVSVDPIFNHNKISRFVHIIKDITHLNKLKIEMEEEKRKFETLVNNLPGFVYRCANDKDWTMAYISEGCYAITGYTSDDFINNKTLSFNDVIAEEYRDFLWERWQKKLAQREYFEGEYEIVKKSGERRWVWERGQGVFDEKGNLLFLEGFITDITDKNIIFNALQESEEKFKALSDSTTASIFIYQNDKFIYCNPATSDLTGYTTEELLNINFWDVVHPDYKELVKERGRMRLKGIPQPPNYDFKIVRKNGEERWIKFSAGYLTNYKGKPAAIGTAIDITDLIDIQSKLQETIAQLEEGERLLKQQNEEYQSLNEELSQNNQHILKLNEELIKAKNKAEASDRLKTSFLNNISHEIRTPLNAILGFTDLLSKRNVSAEKSAQYLSIIKASGNHLLNVITNIINVATIEAGEEKIYYQKTNINQLIQHIIQSLSPLITNKKINIQLTEWLPDDKKWILTDETKLQQIVSNLLTNAIKFTEEGYIHIKVKQQDQQLILNVKDTGIGIDESLQPYIFERFMQVEEIAKKHPHSGMGLGLSLVKSYVTIMGGTISLNSKVGVGSEFNIVLPYLPIDNKEEQIINNKIFNLPNKKILLAEDTQTNIDLIKEILAPFPVSLIIAMDGIEAIQKLKENPDIALILMDIKMPRMDGYQACEEIKKILSDKVPIIGLTAYANEQEYEKMNKCGMETYLTKPVNAIQLLSILEKYLNHS from the coding sequence ATGAACTACTTTTTTCTCGTTCTTTCATTTATTATAGGATTATTATTGGGTGCTGGTATTATATTTTACTACTATAAAAAAAGAAAATGTCCAAAACAAGAATTACAAAATTGGCAAGAAACCTTTGATGCCATTAGCGACCCTATTGCAATATTAGATATTGATGGTAAGATTTTGCAAGCTAATAAAGCAATGGAAGTTTTTAAATCTAATTTTCAAAATGAAATAGTTGGTCATTATTGTTTTGAGTTAATGCATCATACAAAAGATCACATTGAAGGTTGCCCGTTAGTTCGTTCTAAAAAATCACACCAAAGGGAAGAAACGGAGTTAAAAATAAAAAACAAAGTTTATTTGGTTTCTGTTGACCCTATTTTTAACCACAATAAAATATCACGATTTGTTCATATTATTAAAGATATTACCCATTTAAATAAATTAAAAATTGAAATGGAAGAAGAAAAACGCAAATTTGAGACACTCGTAAATAATTTACCAGGATTTGTTTACCGATGTGCTAACGATAAAGATTGGACCATGGCTTATATAAGCGAAGGTTGTTATGCAATAACTGGCTATACATCAGATGATTTTATAAACAATAAAACGTTATCGTTTAATGACGTAATAGCCGAAGAATATAGGGATTTTTTGTGGGAAAGGTGGCAAAAAAAATTAGCCCAAAGAGAATATTTTGAAGGTGAGTACGAAATAGTTAAAAAATCGGGTGAACGCCGATGGGTTTGGGAGCGTGGACAAGGAGTTTTCGACGAAAAAGGTAACCTTTTGTTTTTAGAAGGCTTTATTACCGATATTACCGATAAAAATATAATATTTAATGCCCTTCAGGAAAGCGAAGAAAAATTTAAAGCGCTCTCTGATTCAACTACAGCTTCCATTTTTATATATCAAAATGACAAGTTTATATATTGTAACCCAGCTACATCTGATTTAACCGGATATACTACCGAAGAATTATTAAATATCAATTTTTGGGATGTTGTTCATCCTGATTACAAAGAATTGGTTAAAGAAAGAGGAAGAATGCGGTTAAAGGGCATACCACAACCGCCTAACTACGATTTTAAAATTGTTCGTAAAAACGGCGAAGAACGATGGATAAAATTTAGTGCAGGATATTTGACCAACTATAAAGGCAAACCTGCAGCAATAGGAACAGCTATAGATATTACCGATTTAATCGATATTCAAAGCAAGTTACAAGAAACGATAGCTCAACTCGAAGAAGGAGAACGTTTATTAAAGCAACAAAACGAAGAATACCAATCGCTCAACGAAGAGCTAAGTCAAAACAATCAACATATTTTAAAACTAAATGAAGAACTTATAAAAGCTAAAAACAAAGCAGAAGCAAGCGATCGCTTAAAAACTTCTTTTTTAAATAATATCTCACACGAAATTCGAACTCCACTTAATGCTATTTTAGGTTTCACGGATTTATTAAGTAAAAGAAATGTAAGTGCCGAAAAATCAGCTCAATATTTAAGTATTATCAAAGCCAGTGGAAATCATTTATTAAATGTTATTACCAACATTATTAACGTTGCAACAATAGAAGCCGGCGAAGAAAAAATATATTACCAAAAAACTAATATTAACCAACTTATTCAACATATTATTCAATCTTTAAGTCCATTAATTACAAATAAAAAAATCAATATTCAGTTAACGGAATGGTTGCCAGATGATAAAAAGTGGATTTTAACCGACGAAACTAAGCTTCAGCAAATAGTATCTAATTTGTTAACTAATGCTATTAAATTTACCGAAGAAGGGTATATTCATATAAAAGTAAAGCAACAAGATCAACAACTTATTTTAAATGTAAAAGATACTGGAATAGGCATTGATGAGTCGCTACAACCTTATATATTTGAACGTTTTATGCAAGTGGAAGAGATTGCCAAAAAACATCCGCACAGTGGTATGGGCTTAGGCTTATCGCTTGTAAAGTCGTATGTGACGATCATGGGTGGAACCATTTCGCTCAATTCTAAAGTTGGAGTTGGAAGTGAATTTAATATAGTTTTACCTTACTTACCTATTGACAATAAAGAAGAACAAATAATAAACAACAAAATTTTTAATCTCCCAAATAAAAAAATCCTTCTTGCCGAAGATACGCAGACTAACATTGATTTGATAAAAGAAATCCTTGCTCCTTTTCCGGTTTCGTTGATTATTGCAATGGATGGTATTGAAGCCATTCAAAAATTGAAAGAAAACCCAGACATCGCTCTTATTCTAATGGATATTAAAATGCCTAGGATGGATGGTTATCAAGCTTGCGAAGAAATAAAAAAAATATTATCTGATAAAGTGCCTATAATAGGTTTAACCGCTTATGCCAACGAACAAGAATATGAAAAAATGAATAAATGTGGAATGGAAACTTACTTAACTAAACCCGTGAATGCTATACAGCTTTTATCTATTTTAGAGAAATATTTAAACCATAGTTAG
- the ftsY gene encoding signal recognition particle-docking protein FtsY, translated as MAFFGLFSKEKKENLDKGLEKTKEGFFKRITRMIVGKTTIDNDTLDQLEEILISADVGVDTTITIIKKIEERASKQKFISSNELNEAIKEEIAKLMKDAGEVQDFNFVDAKKPYVIMVVGVNGVGKTTTIAKLAHQMKKAGKNVYLGAADTFRAAAVEQLTIWAERIGVPIIKQQMGADPASVAFDTLSSAVKNNADVVIIDTAGRLHNKINLMNELSKIKRVMQKVIPDAPHEILLILDATTGQNAFEQAKQFTKATDVNAICVTKLDGTAKGGVVIGISHEFNVPIKYIGIGEKMDDLQLFNKYAFVESLFS; from the coding sequence ATGGCATTTTTTGGACTATTTTCTAAAGAAAAAAAAGAAAACCTCGATAAAGGTTTAGAAAAAACCAAAGAAGGATTTTTTAAGCGTATTACACGCATGATTGTTGGTAAAACAACCATTGATAATGATACCCTCGACCAACTCGAAGAAATTTTAATTAGTGCCGACGTAGGCGTTGATACTACCATTACCATTATTAAAAAAATTGAAGAACGAGCATCCAAACAAAAATTTATCAGTAGCAACGAGCTCAACGAAGCTATTAAAGAAGAAATTGCAAAACTAATGAAAGATGCCGGCGAAGTTCAAGATTTTAATTTTGTAGATGCTAAAAAGCCTTATGTCATTATGGTTGTGGGCGTTAATGGAGTTGGCAAAACCACTACCATTGCCAAGTTAGCCCATCAAATGAAAAAAGCTGGTAAAAATGTTTACCTTGGAGCTGCTGATACTTTTCGTGCTGCCGCTGTTGAACAACTTACTATCTGGGCAGAACGTATTGGAGTCCCAATTATCAAACAACAAATGGGAGCCGACCCAGCATCGGTAGCTTTTGACACACTCTCTTCTGCCGTTAAAAACAACGCCGATGTAGTTATTATCGATACTGCCGGTCGTTTGCACAATAAAATCAACTTAATGAACGAACTCTCAAAAATTAAAAGAGTCATGCAAAAGGTGATTCCCGATGCCCCTCACGAAATTTTACTTATTCTCGATGCCACTACCGGGCAAAATGCTTTCGAACAAGCGAAACAATTTACCAAAGCTACTGACGTTAATGCAATTTGCGTTACCAAACTCGATGGCACTGCCAAAGGCGGAGTTGTTATAGGTATTTCACACGAATTCAATGTTCCCATTAAATACATCGGCATTGGCGAAAAAATGGACGATTTACAACTCTTTAATAAATATGCTTTTGTAGAATCACTCTTTAGTTAA
- a CDS encoding DUF4295 domain-containing protein: MAKKAVASFKSGGQNKNFVKVIRMVKSEKTGAYEFKEEMVGTEFVKDYLAKK, translated from the coding sequence ATGGCAAAGAAAGCTGTTGCATCGTTTAAGTCAGGCGGACAAAATAAAAATTTTGTAAAAGTTATTCGCATGGTAAAATCTGAAAAAACCGGAGCATACGAATTTAAAGAAGAAATGGTAGGCACTGAATTTGTTAAAGATTACCTAGCTAAAAAGTAA
- a CDS encoding carbohydrate porin — MRNFFLILVFLMVFKFVFAKDSLIVLSNRFNLTYDVYSNLYGGIRKGTVYRNLMQMGTEISSKYLKNTLLNIKIANAGGQSPSSNLVGDLQTISNIDADVSLFIYELYLRYVKNKTWLKFGIHNLNEDFVLCEHASDLINSSFGIPSLITVNSFASVYPKTTLGLSFSHDFSILKLKTAVFDGFPDKLYRNDLAWGIHLYDGIVHILEVEKNVKNNLYRIGLYNYTGCLTENEANIRLVPNHFIYSVVSGSIDSSKQYFIQFAKSLKASMHHYYLGTGFKINYTIRRMNLSSNFGLAYAGNTNKSKDEIVLEFANSFQIAEKYKITPDFQYIINPSGTNKHLSNSFVLILRCQLMVY, encoded by the coding sequence ATGAGAAATTTTTTTTTAATATTGGTTTTCTTGATGGTCTTTAAATTTGTATTTGCTAAAGACAGTTTAATTGTTTTATCGAATCGTTTTAATTTAACTTATGATGTTTATTCTAACTTATATGGAGGTATAAGAAAAGGTACTGTTTATCGCAATTTAATGCAAATGGGAACTGAAATAAGTTCCAAATATTTAAAAAATACATTACTTAATATTAAAATAGCAAACGCTGGAGGTCAATCACCCTCAAGCAATTTGGTTGGAGATTTACAAACCATTTCAAATATTGATGCTGATGTTAGTTTATTTATTTATGAATTATATTTACGATATGTAAAAAATAAAACATGGTTAAAATTTGGTATTCATAATTTAAATGAAGATTTTGTACTGTGTGAGCATGCTTCCGATTTAATTAATAGTTCGTTTGGTATTCCTTCGTTAATTACTGTAAATAGCTTTGCTTCGGTTTATCCAAAAACAACTTTAGGATTGAGTTTTAGTCATGATTTTTCTATATTAAAGTTAAAAACAGCTGTTTTTGATGGTTTTCCAGATAAATTATATCGTAATGATTTAGCATGGGGAATTCATTTATATGATGGTATTGTTCATATTTTGGAGGTAGAAAAAAACGTAAAAAATAATTTATATCGTATAGGTTTGTATAATTACACAGGATGTTTAACGGAAAATGAAGCTAACATTCGTTTAGTTCCAAATCATTTTATTTATTCTGTTGTTTCAGGTAGTATTGATTCTTCAAAACAATACTTTATTCAATTTGCAAAAAGTTTAAAAGCGTCAATGCATCATTATTATTTAGGCACAGGATTTAAAATTAATTATACAATTCGGCGTATGAATCTTTCGAGTAACTTTGGTTTAGCATATGCAGGTAATACAAACAAATCAAAAGACGAAATTGTTTTAGAGTTTGCTAATTCGTTTCAAATTGCCGAAAAATATAAAATAACTCCCGATTTTCAATACATAATCAATCCTTCTGGCACCAATAAACATTTGTCCAATTCTTTTGTTTTAATTTTACGATGCCAGTTAATGGTTTATTAA
- a CDS encoding replication-associated recombination protein A, whose protein sequence is MEPLAERMRPKNFDDFIGQEHLVGKNGVIRKMVENNNLQSIILWGPPGVGKTTLALIIAQLLQRPFFHLSATHSTVKDVREVIDKIEKSPLFHQQTPIVFLDEIHRFSKSQQDSLLHAVEKGLFILIGATTENPSFEVITPLLSRCQVYILKSLTENDLKKLVNRAIENDKELKRKKIEVKEYEALIHFSGGDARKLLNIIELLFTSENTDTLVITNNYVQLILQEKLAIYDKNGEMHYDVISAFIKSIRGSDPNAAIYYLARMLAGGEDVKFIARRMVILAAEDIGLANPNALLLATSTFDAVHQIGMPEARIVLAETAIYLASSPKSNSAYMAIEKAFEEVRKSGDLSVPLHLRNAPTKLMKEVGYGKNYQYAHSFDGHFVNQEFLPEKIVGTIFYTPSNNPRENELKKYLSKCWKGKYGY, encoded by the coding sequence ATGGAACCTTTAGCAGAACGTATGCGTCCAAAGAATTTTGACGATTTTATTGGGCAAGAACATTTAGTTGGAAAGAACGGAGTAATCCGAAAAATGGTCGAAAACAATAACCTACAGTCTATCATTCTTTGGGGACCTCCAGGTGTTGGAAAAACTACACTTGCTCTTATAATTGCTCAATTATTGCAACGACCTTTTTTTCATTTAAGTGCCACGCATTCCACAGTTAAAGATGTACGTGAGGTAATTGATAAAATCGAGAAAAGTCCCCTTTTTCATCAGCAAACTCCTATTGTTTTTTTAGACGAAATTCATCGTTTTTCAAAATCACAACAAGATTCTTTGCTTCATGCAGTTGAGAAAGGCTTGTTTATTTTAATAGGTGCTACAACCGAAAATCCTTCGTTTGAAGTAATTACTCCTTTGTTATCACGATGCCAGGTTTATATATTAAAATCACTGACAGAAAACGATTTAAAAAAATTGGTCAATAGGGCTATCGAAAACGATAAAGAACTTAAACGAAAAAAAATTGAAGTCAAAGAATACGAAGCCCTTATTCATTTTAGCGGAGGCGATGCTCGCAAGTTACTCAATATTATTGAATTATTATTTACATCAGAAAACACAGACACTCTAGTCATTACTAACAATTACGTTCAACTTATTTTGCAAGAAAAACTTGCCATTTACGACAAAAATGGCGAAATGCACTACGATGTTATTTCAGCCTTTATAAAATCGATTCGTGGGAGCGACCCGAATGCGGCTATTTACTATCTGGCTCGCATGCTGGCTGGTGGCGAGGATGTAAAATTTATTGCCCGTCGCATGGTTATACTAGCTGCCGAAGATATTGGTTTAGCTAATCCTAACGCATTATTGTTAGCAACTTCTACCTTCGATGCCGTACATCAAATCGGTATGCCCGAAGCTCGCATTGTTTTAGCTGAGACCGCTATTTATTTAGCCTCGTCGCCTAAGAGTAATTCGGCATATATGGCTATCGAAAAAGCGTTTGAAGAAGTTCGTAAGTCAGGCGATTTGTCGGTTCCTCTGCATTTACGCAATGCTCCCACCAAGTTGATGAAAGAGGTAGGCTACGGTAAAAATTATCAATACGCTCATAGTTTTGACGGGCATTTTGTAAATCAAGAATTTTTACCAGAAAAAATTGTAGGTACTATTTTTTATACCCCATCTAATAACCCCCGTGAAAATGAATTGAAAAAATATTTATCGAAATGCTGGAAAGGTAAATATGGATACTAA